In Populus nigra chromosome 1, ddPopNigr1.1, whole genome shotgun sequence, one genomic interval encodes:
- the LOC133680970 gene encoding uncharacterized protein LOC133680970, translating into MEKIQGKNKRQEQKQKQNQNQNQNQKNLQANNKALVWDCGSSLYDSFELKSFERQLDSAINSRTLSMPHFPDRQVLTPPPPPPKKPSKISRSLNKFLKSMFKSKQNSSTMFRVQERLQDEYYVIYDKSGALTTIPEVPEIDFGGFSPEINSLVRKTVSDRFTAASIGIS; encoded by the coding sequence ATGGAGAAGATTCAAGGAAAGAATAAACGCCAagaacagaaacagaaacaaaaccaaaaccaaaaccaaaaccaaaaaaacctacAAGCTAATAATAAGGCTCTTGTATGGGATTGTGGAAGCTCACTATATGACTCCTTTGAGCTTAAGTCTTTCGAGCGTCAACTTGATTCAGCAATTAATTCAAGAACCTTATCCATGCCTCATTTTCCTGATCGTCAAGTACtaactcctcctcctccaccacctaaGAAACCATCAAAGATTTCGCGGTCACTCAACAAATTCCTGAAATCCATGTTCAAATCTAAACAAAATTCTAGCACCATGTTTCGGGTTCAAGAGCGATTGCAAGATGAATACTACGTCATCTATGATAAGTCCGGAGCTCTTACAACCATTCCTGAAGTGCCTGAAATTGATTTTGGAGGGTTTTCGCCTGAGATTAATTCACTGGTAAGAAAGACTGTATCCGACAGGTTTACGGCCGCCTCCATCGGTATTTCATGA
- the LOC133694912 gene encoding NADPH HC-toxin reductase 1-like produces the protein MAKCCTKVCVTGGSGYIGSWLVMKLLGKGYTVHVTLRSLGDKSKVGLLKSLPNADTNLVLFQADIYNPNEFEEAIQGCEFVFHVATPMQHDPKSIQYKDRVEATIAGVRAIADICVKSRTVKRLIYTASVVAASPLNEDGSGYKSCTDESCWTPSDLSLTYANDYVLEYTSAKTLAEKEVLSYNEIGDAKLEVVTLACGLVGGETILSHLPLSVQVIFAQISGNIFGYYQGLKFLEELLGSVPLVHIDDVCDAHIFCMEKPSMKGRFLCSAADPTVKEIKTHLEENHPEFMIEEKFREEPETRGIKCDSSKLIKMGFEYKYDMRKIIDDSLECGKRMGALSSPIS, from the exons ATGGCCAAGTGCTGCACAAAAGTCTGTGTGACAGGAGGTTCTGGATATATTGGTTCCTGGCTCGTCATGAAGCTGCTGGGGAAAGGCTATACTGTCCATGTAACATTGAGAAGTTTGG GGGACAAATCCAAAGTAGGCCTCCTCAAGTCCCTACCAAACGCAGACACCAACTTAGTACTGTTCCAAGCTGATATATACAATCCGAATGAGTTTGAAGAAGCAATTCAAGGGTGTGAATTTGTTTTCCATGTTGCCACTCCAATGCAACATGATCCCAAAAGCATTCAG TACAAAGACAGAGTGGAAGCAACCATTGCTGGAGTGAGGGCTATAGCTGATATTTGCGTCAAATCACGAACTGTTAAGCGTCTCATCTACACCGCATCTGTGGTGGCAGCATCACCATTGAATGAAGATGGAAGTGGCTATAAATCTTGCACGGATGAATCCTGTTGGACTCCTTCTGATCTATCACTCACTTATGCCAATGATTATGTTCTG GAATATACAAGTGCAAAAACATTAGCAGAGAAAGAGGTTTTGAGTTATAATGAAATTGGGGATGCTAAACTTGAAGTGGTGACTCTTGCTTGTGGTCTAGTAGGAGGAGAGACTATACTTTCCCATCTGCCTTTGAGTGTACAAGTGATTTTTGCACAGATTTCGGGCAACATATTTGGCTACTATCAAGGTTTGAAGTTCTTGGAAGAGCTTTTGGGTTCAGTTCCTCTTGTTCACATTGATGATGTTTGTGACGCACATATATTTTGCATGGAAAAGCCATCAATGAAAGGTAGATTCCTCTGTTCAGCTGCCGATCCAACtgtcaaagaaattaaaactcaCCTTGAAGAAAACCATCCAGAATTCATGATAGAAGAAAA attcagGGAAGAACCAGAGACCAGAGGAATCAAATGTGATTCATCAAAGTTGATCAAGATGGGCTTTGAGTATAAATATGACATGAGAAAGATCATTGATGATAGCTTGGAATGTGGAAAAAGGATGGGAGCTCTCAGCTCTCCAATTAGTTAA